Within the Pirellulales bacterium genome, the region CACGAAAGTTTTGAGATTGGCCTCTTGATCATTCTCTAGCCGTTCGAGTTTCGCCGTTCGTTAGGAATTCGTCATTTGTCGTGGTAAGGAATGCAATTGCTCAATCGAGTTAAACCAATCAAAAATGCCCGCCAGCACGCCGCCAGGTCGCGTCATCGTCATTTCCGGACCATCCGGGGCGGGCAAAACCACGGTCCTACGGAAGCTCTTGCAGCGATGCGATCGGTTGGTTGTCAGTATTTCGGCAACCACCCGGCCGCCTCGGCCTGGGGAGGTGAATGACGAGGATTATCATTTCCTCACCCAAGATGAATTCGCCCTCCGTCGAAGACGGGGCGAATTCCTGGAATGTGCCGAAGTCTTCAATCGTGGTGTCTGGTACGGCACGCTGGAAAGTGAAGTTGGGCCTCGACTTGCGGCAGGAAAATGGGTAGTCTTAGAGATTGATGTGGAGGGCACTCGGTCGGTTCTGAAGCGGCACCCCGACGCCCTCACCATCTTCGTCCGGCCCGAATCGGTTGACGAATTGGAACGCCGATTGCGTGCCCGAGGAACGGAAGACGAAGCGAGCTTACAGAGGCGGCTCGAAATTGCTCGCCAGGAATTGGCCGCAGCCGACCTCTATCGATACCAGGTAACGAATAAAACCGTCGATCAGGCGGTCGATAAGATCCTTGAGATTTTGAAACATTCGGAGGGTTGCTGAGCATGCTCGAAGAACTGAAGGAAGAAGAGATCGTCAACAAAGTTGGGGGGCGGTTCAAGCTTTCGACCCTCATTCAAAAGCGGTTGGTTGCGCTGAACGCCGGTAGCCGACAGCTTGTTGAGTTGGAATCGGACAACAAGCTCGAGATTGTCGTCCGCGAGATCATTGAAGACAAAATCTACCTCGATGCCGAGGCCAAGGTTCAGATTGCCGGCGAAGAAGATGGCATCGGCGGGCCGCCGGAACTCGATTTGTCGGATCTATAGTCTATGCAAGGCCGTAAACTGCTCATCGGTGTGACCGGCGGGGTTGCGGCCTACAAGACGGCGGCATTAGTCAGCAAGTTAGTCCAGAACGGCGCCGATGTGACGGTAGTACTTACCGACTCAGCACGCCAATTCATTGGTGCATCCACCTTTGAAGCCCTCACCGGTCGGCCAGTTCCACGCAACATGTTTTGCGAGGGAGATTTTCCACTCGGAGCACATATTGAACTGGCGCGACGCGCCGAAGTGTTGTGTATCGCTCCGGCGACTGCCAACTTCTTGGCGAAGGCAGCCGTTGGACTAGCGGACGACCTGCTGAGCACGCTCTATTTGGCATTTGACGGCCCCGTTGTCATGGCCCCGGCCATGAACTCGCAAATGTGGGCCAAGTCGCCGGTGGGAAGGAGTCTCGCCCAGTTGTTGGCCGACGGCGTGAAGATCGTTGATCCCGAGGATGGCTGGTTGAGTTGTCGCGATCATGGGAAAGGGCGGATGGCGGACCCAGAGAAGATACGCGCGGCAATCGACGCTGCTTTGAAACAGACTCAGTAACGCATACGCCGTGGCCCGCATTCTCATTACTTCCGGACCCACGCGACAGCATCTCGATCCGGTGCGGTATCTGACCAATGCCTCGAGCGGGCGGATGGGGCAATCGCTGGCGCAAGCGGCGGTCGATGCCGGCCACGCGGTGATCGTCGTCAGTGGGCCGGTGGAAATTGACTATCCGCCGCGGTGTGAAGTCATTTCGGTGATTTCGACGGAAGAGATGCTCGCGACTTGCGAGCGAGTTTTTTCCAATTGCGATGGTTTAATTGGTGTCGCAGCGCCGTGCGATTATCGTCCCGTGAAAGTTGAAGAGCACAAAATAAAGAAAACCGGAGAGCCGCTCGTGCTGCACCTGGTCGAGACTCCCGATATTGTGGCAACGTTGGCGGTCTCGAAGCGGCCGACTCAATGGGTCGTTGGTTTTGCGCTGGAGACCGAAGATCAGCGGTTCCGAGCGATTACGAAAATGGAGCAGAAAAGCTGCGACTTAATGGTACTCAACGGGCCGGAAGCAATCAGCTCGCAAGACAACTCAATCGAAGTCCTCGCGCGCAACGGCGAAGCGGTCGCGAAGATCGTCGGCTCAAAGGGCGATGTCTCTCGGCAGTTATTTGCCGTTATCGACGAGCGGCTGATTCGAGGTTCAAGCAAAATATCCGACACGCCGCTCGACTAGACCTTTGATCAACATGTCTGGCCGGAGAGTCTTGCTGAGGCGACAACAACAAGTGCATCGACAAACGCGGCTTTCCTGCTTGTTGCTTGATTTCATACCCTGATAACCCCATCGGGAAAACGGCAATGATCGGGGCCGAGGGCACATCACCGATCATCGGTCAAGTTTTCTATCACGATCGGACGTATATGCAATCCCGCCGCAGAAATACGATTGGCGCGGAAGCCACAAGAAAACGGATCGAACCGCTTTTGATACTAAAGTGGCAGTCTTTCCGCTATGCTATTCTTGACAAGTGACGCGGCCGTCGGCAGATCGGCAGTGACATCGTTTAAGGTAAACGTCTCACTCCACGAGGCGAAAAAACCTCGGCTAGAGCAAGAGGCCCACATTTTACCTTGCAAACGACACCACGACCGGAAGAATTGGAGAGTTGCCGTGTCAACACCGGTCCTTTATATTCGCAGGTTCTTTCCGATTTAAGACCCGCGAGCCGGTCAGACGGCATTATTTTTTCGATAACCTGCTGTGTCTTTGCCATCCGATTCCACCATTTCCGGTACGGCAGTGCGTGCTTCAGCGGATCCCGACACCGTGGGGAGCGCTTCGAGCCTGGGCGCTGCAACAACCGTAAAAGTGGGCTATGAAAAATTTAGGCCGTCGGCAACGCTCAAATCGCGCAGCTACGTCGGCTTGCTACTATCGCAGTTTCTGGCGGCGTTTAACGATCAGGCCAGCCATATCGTGGCGCTTTTTTATGCTACCGATATGCTGGTGCGGTTTGCCAAAGTCGCTCCGGACCACATCGATACGAAAGCGTTGATTTCGATCGTGACCGCGTGCTTTATCACGCCATTTTTTCTGTTCTCGCCGCTGGCGGGCGTTCTGGCCGACAAATACAGCAAGCGCTCGATCATTGTGTTTTGGAAGTTGGCCGAAGTCTTTATCATGACGATCGCGCTGGTCGGATTTTTGTTGCCACATGCCGCGGGATTGGGCTTCGCTTCGGCAGATACGCTGGCGATTTGGAGTTCGATTCTCGTCATTTCGGTCGTGTTTATGATGGGGACGCATAGCACATTTTTCATTCCGGCTAAATATGGAGTCATGCCCGAGCTATTGCATACATCGATCCTCTCTCGCGGCAACGGCTTGCTCGAAGGGACTAGCTTCGCGGCGAATATTCTCGGCACCGTGTTTGGTGGCTGGCTGTATGGAACCGAGTTCATCAAGTCGAACATCGAAGTGTCGGGGGCTGCAACCGTGCTGCATCCGGGAAGAGAGTGGATCATCGGTACCGTGTTGCTCGGTTTTGCGGTGCTGGGAGTCATCAGCTCGCTGCTGGTGGAGCACATTCCGCCGGCCGCGCCGCATAAGCCGATGATTTGGGAACCGTGGACTCCGATGAAGCAAAATCTCGGCCTGCTACGGAAATCGAAGTCGCTGGTACTGGCAACCATTGGGATTGCATTTTTCTTATTTATGACACTCTATTTGCGGCAGACGCTGTTGTTTCAAGGCGAAACCAAGGAAGAAGTCCAGCGCGCGATCAAATTGAATCCAGCGATCGCCGAAGAGGTCGGATTGGAGAAATCGGCGAACCCGGAGCAACTTGGCAAACACGCCAAAGATGCGAAAACCGAATTCGAAGTGGCGCTGCTGATCGGCTTTGTCGGGCTAGGCGTCGGTATCGGATGCTCGCTCGCAGGTTATTTCTCTGGAAATCGGCTGGAGTTGGGGTTGGTGCCCATTGGACTGGCACTGTTGATCGTTTGCACTGCGACAATGGCTGTGGTCGTGCCCCACAAAGCGAGAATGATTGCCTGTTTGATCGCGGTGGGCACCGCAGCCGGACTATATATCGTGCCGCTGTATACGCTGCTGCAACACCGCGCGCCGAAGGAGAGCAAAGGAAGCCTGGTGGCGACGAGCAATTTCTTGAACGTGACCGGCGGGCTGATTGCAGTGATCGTGTTCTTTTTGGCAACCGCCGGTTTGCAGTTCGTGCTCGATTTGAAGCTGCACTATGCCGATGCGCGGAGCGATCCGCTGAAGGTGACGGCCTATCTGCACCAATTGGTGCGCGAAAGCCAGATTCCAAAACTACTGTTTTTGGGCGCGAGCCTGGTGACAATCGGCATGTTGCTGCTGCTTTGGTGGCAACGGCCCGACTTCATGTTGCGAGCGATTTCGTGGCTTCGCTCGTCGCGACGTCGACATTTACAAGCACTTGGGCTTGACAACATTCCGGCCAACGGCCAAGTGATCTTGGTAAGCAACTGCCGCGACTTTAATCATTGGGTATTGGTAGTATCGACCTTGGACCGCTTTGCGCGATTTGTGGCGCCGCACGATACGGGCGGCGACGATTTTTTGCGCAGTCTGGCTGTACGGAATGGGGTAATGATCGCCGCGGGTCCAAAGATTCGCCTGGCCGAAGAAGATCATGCGCTGGCACGTGGTTTGGTTACCCTGGGGCAAGGCAATATTCTCGGCCTTAGTCTTGAAGATGGCTATGTCGGCGACCACGGACAGCAGTTTTCCGGCGAGCACTTGCTGGCTGAACTCCGCAACAAAGTTCCGGCCGGCATCTTGCCGGTTTACTGCGGCGAGAACCCGATTCATCCCGAAGCCGGTTGGAAATCCGACGGCCGCACGTTCGTCGCCATTGGCGAACCGCTGGCGGCCAACGCGCATGTCGAGGAAATTCGTGCAGCGATTGCCGCGCTCGGGAGTTGAACTTTGAATGGACGAGTGGTCGAGATTCGTGGAATGCCATTGATGCAGCCTCCCTTTCCACGCACGCTAATTTTAGCCAGCCGCTCGCCGCGTCGGCGGGAATTGTTGGCCGCGGCAGGATACGAGTTCGAGGTGGTTCCCGCGGACGAGTCGGTCGAATGCAACGGGGCGTGCAGCCGAGAAAGTCCAGCCGAATTGGTTGCCCGGCTGGCTTATGCAAAAGCGGCCGACGTGGCACAAAGGGTCGGCCGCAGCATGATCGTGGCCTGCGATACGGTCGCCGAGTGCGACGGCCAAATTCTCGGCAAGCCGCCTGACGTGAATCTTGCCCGGAGAATGCTGGAAATGCTTCGGGGTCGGGAACATCGCGTTCTGACCGGGTTGTGCGTGTGGGATTATCCCGACCGGCCGCCAGAGACGCGCGTGGCGGTGACGCGGTTGCGAATGGATTTTCTCAGCGACGCACAGATCGACGAATACTTGGAATCGTATCTGTGGGAAGGTAAATCGGGGGCGTTCGGCTATCAAGACCGCCACGGCTGGTTGCAAATCGTCGAGGGGAGCGAGTCGAATGTCGTTGGGCTGCCAATGGAGTTGCTGGGGAAGATGCTGGGAGAATGAAAAAGCAAAATGTAGAACGACAGTTTCTATGGCGGTCGAGTGCTTGCTTTCTTGGATTGGTGAAAATGGAAAGCGATGCTCAGGTCTAATTGCAGCCGAGCAGAAAAATAAGGCGCAAGCGCACTACTTTCCGCTTGGCCAAGCGTGAGAAGTCTCTGAAAAAAGCAGGGGCGTCGTAATGCCGCCCCCGCCGTACTTGACAATCGTCGTGATCTTCATTGATTACGACTTCTTGCAGCCGCACTTGCCGCACTTGCAGACATCGCAAGAGCAACTCTCGCCGTTGCAATTGGGGCACTTGCAGTCTTCGCATCCGCAATCGGCAGCAGTGGCGGCAGCAGTCGCCGCTACGGCTGGCGCGATCAGAGTATCACAGCACGACGCCTGCGGCTTCGAGCAGCAGGACGCCGCGGCGGTTGTCGTCGCCGCTTTGCAGCCGCAACTCCCGCACTCGCAATCGACACAAGAGCATGTGCCATCGCAATTGGGGCAGGCACAATCGACGCAACCGCATTCGGCCTTAGCCAAATTGCTCGAAACGCGATTGCCGGCGAAGGCAAATGCGTACGTCAGCCCCATCGCCGCTACCAAGAGTAGGGCGATCACAGATAAACGCTTCATGGAAAAACTCCTTAGAGAAAAAATGGTTGAGAACTCACCTGACGAACTGATCTAAAAGCGCAGTTGAAGCGAGTCATTTCAACCAAATGCAATAGAGGGCCAGCAGCGGCGGGCCCGTGGGAGTTTTCGCCCGATCGATTAACAGACTACACTTGGCCTCGGCGACTCGATCGACAGTCGCTGCCAAGTGCGCCGTCAGCCCAAAAAAGTGATCTAGGGACGTTTGCGTGAGTTTATCGCGAACTAGCACCTGCGGCGATAATTTCACACACGTACAATGAGTCGGTTGGGTTTCAGCGGATTGGGCCGCCTTCGCCTTACCGCAGCACAACCGATCGCACGATTGGCAGCCATTGGTCTCGGTTTTTTCAGCAACCGATTCCTTATTTTCAGTTGCCTGACAATCCGAACATTTGGAACGAACGCCATTGCTATAGCAGCAGCAAGGCAAAAGTGCCGCCGCCAGCGGGTTCACCGCTAGCGCAAACACTAAAAACGACAACGTAATTGCTCGAAAGAATTGCATCGCAGTCGATCAGACCATCGTCACGGTTCGACAAGTACACGGATTCGATGCACCGCGCAGTAGGGCGACCGATACATCGGCTCCATTGCAGCCTCCAAGCTTATGATGAGGGCTTGGAATCCTCAATCGATTATAGGGAAACCGGCGGGAATGGCAAGTCCGAGTTTACCGTAACCAGAAGTGGCAGAAGTGGCGTGTTAAGGCTAACCCAAGATAAAGAGTTTGGGTTCGATTTTCAGAATTTTGAGACTCGAATCGAACACAAGTCCAATGGTGCTGGGGCGTGAAACGTCGAAAGGCGAAATAGTGAAGACCTACTTCGTTGACTTCTCTCCAAGCCGTGGCTTGCTGAACTGCTGGACGTGACCTCGAATCTCACAACACGCTGAATCGCTGATCGACGGTGAGCGTATTCAGCCGGTTGCCGAAGGCGTCGTATTGGGCGTGGTCCAGAGGTTCCACCACACCGCCAACAGCTTATGCCAAGTCGGGCAGCCTTTTTCTATAGGAGCAGTGAGAATTGCAGGCTAGTTCGCGTTCCCCACGTCGATCGATTGCGGCGGCGGCAGTTTGACGGCCGGCAAGTTCTGATAGTAGCTGTTCTTGACGGCGTTGACGTACTCCGCCGGCGTGCCCAACACTTGCGAATCGGAAACCAGCACTTCCGGCATGGGGCCTTGGACTAATTGAGCGACTGCTTGCTGTGCGGCGTCCAGCCGCTTGGCGGTGGCTTCTTGGGTCCAGGCTCGTTCAATAAACACGGTGCGGAAGTCTGGTGGGGGTTGCGTTAAGATCGTGCGCAGTTTGGCCATCCCCGCAGGAGAGAGTTTGTCGCCGCTGGGATCGAAATGTGCCGGACCAAGCAAGTTTTGCATCTGCCAGCCTTTCGCCACCTGGGCGTCGTACACGCACCAGACGCTAGCACGGTCAGGATAGACGAACGGCTCGGGCCAGCAATTGTTGCGATGCCAGTCGGTCCAGAAATTTTGCCAACAATCGGTAAACCAATCGGCGGCCGATCCCGTTGCGACGGCAGCGGACCAAACCACGAATGCTAGCACGATGCGGCAAGCCATAAAGGCATCTCCTGTCCAAGTAGCCGAGTCTCTACGAGACTCGCGTCGATATTCTGGCGAAGGCCGATCCGCCCTCAAATCCACACGCCTGAGCGAGACTCGGTTGCACGACGATTGTCGGCCATCATGGCCTATCGGCAGGAAAATGCCGCAGACTCCGCAGTGGCAAGATCAATCGGTAGCCACGGAATAATCGGCAGAGTTTAACAGGGGATGTTTCGTGTTTCGCATCTTGCGAGCGCACAAGCGAAGCATCGGTCGTCCGAGACTCGCAGCGAACCCTGAAATCTCTATCGCGCTCCCATGACGGGGAACATTTCGCGAACCATCGTGATTGCCGCAGGGCCAACGAGTACGACGAAAATGCCTGGAAAGATGAAGATCACCAGCGGAAAGATAAGCTTAACCGCGGTTTTTGCCGCCTTTTCCTCCGCCAATTGACGTCTTCGCGTTCGCATCGCGTCGCTTTGCACGCGTAACGCTTGCGCAACACTGGAGCCGAATTTGTCGGCTTGAATCAGAATCGCGGCCAGGCTACGGAGGTCGTCGACGCCGGTGCGCTCGCCCAGGTCGTGCAACACTTCGGTGCGGGCCTTACCCATTTGCAAATGGAAATTGCACAAACTGAATTCTTCGGAAATTACGCGCGCGGTGCGCTTCATTTCTTCGGCGACTTTCCGCATCGCCTGATCGAGCCCCAGTCCGGCCTCGACGCACACCACGAGCAGATCGAGTGCATCGGGCAGACCGAGAAATATCTGCTGCTTGCGACCGCGTCCCATGAACCAAACAACCAGATCGGGCAAATAGAACAAAAAAGCCGCGATGCACACTGTGTACATCAGTGCATTTTTACCCGCGCCGTAGGCGATCAGCGTGCCTCCGCCACCCAAAAACAAGCCGGCAATCAGGCCGGCGAACTTGAGGCCGAGGAACATCGTCGCAGCACCGTCGCCACGAAATCCGGCCTGCGACAATTTTCGGCGGAGCTTGCTGGTTTCGCCTTCACTTTTCGGCTGTAACGGTTTCGACAGCACGGGAGACGCCTTTTCCAACACCTTGGACATCGTGTCTCCTTTTTTTCCTTTGCCTGCCACGACGTCTCGGCGGCGTGCGAGCGGATTTTTCAGTTCATCGAGTCGTTCGTGTACTCGGGTCGGCCGCCCGGCGACGACTTCCAACATCCAGAACGCCGCGACGGCAAACAGCCCGAAGACAGCGAACGGAACCAATTTTTCCCAGCTAATCAGGGCGGCAGCGACGATGATGGATGCGTTATTCATAGCAGTCGGTCGCGCACATCGATTGTGCGTCAGCACTGACAATCAATTTGGATCGTGATTGCCAAGATTGAAACAAATGACTGGAAAGACCATTCCTTTCACGCATCGAGTCGCGCGACCCATGCGTTACACTTTGATATTCACAATTTTTCTGATTACCAATGCACCTAAAATCTGCATCACCACGCCGCCGGCGAGCATTTTCTTGCCGATCGGATCGGTGAATAGCACGGCAACATAATCGGGGTTCAAGTACCACACGGCAATGAACAGCAGCGGCGGTAGCGCCAGCAGCACGATACCCGACAGCCGGCCTTCACCCGTGAGGGCTTGCACTTGGCCCCAAATCTGAAACCGTTCGCGAATCAGGTGGCCGATTTTGTCGAGAATCTCGGCCAAATCGCCACCGGTCTGCTTCTGCAAGATCACCGCGGTGGCAAAGAATCGCAAGTCGAGATTTGGAACCCGCTCCGTCAGGCTTTGCAGGGCGTCGTTCATGGCGATGCCGAGGTTTTGTTCCTCGTGTACACGGTTGAATTCCACGTTGATCGGTTCCGACATTTCCTCGGCGACCAGGTGAAAACCAGCCGACAAGCTGTGTCCCGCTCGCAAGGCGCGGGCCATCAACTCCAAAGCGTCGGGGAGTTGTTTGGCGAAATTCCGCAGTCGCTTGCGACGCCGCAAAATGAGCCACAACATCGGTAAGATGCCGGTGAGGATCGCGAACGCCGGAACGATCGCCGCATTGACGCGCGTCGCCGCTCCGGCGACGGCGCCGGCCGCAGCCATGCACGCGGTAATGATCAAGAATTTCGGCGGCGTGAGATTGGTATCGGCCTGCTCGAACAGCAAGCTCAAATTGCGGAACTTCGCCAGAAACTCCGCGATGGCGCCTTGAGTCGAGTCGAGCGGTTGCGCCAAAACGCCGCTCTCGACAATACTTGCCTTGGCACCGCTCGCTTTGCCGGCCGCGATAAATGCCAGCCGTTCCTCCGCGCGCGAGCTTTCGCTGCCGCGAAACATCATCGCCACGGCGCCGACCAGTGCGGCAACGCCGAAAAAGGCGGCAAGGGAAATTAATAGTGGAGACATGGGTAAGCAGCGACTCGACGATCGGTGGTTGAATGTTCTTTGCCAGCGGTCGGTGGTCGTCGGATTCGCAACAGACGGCTGACCACAGACCACGGACGATCGATCAATCTTGCAGCATAGTGCGTTGGCGGAACGCGCTGGCGGGCAGTCGCACTCCGGCTTGTTCCAAGTGATCCATAAACGTGGGGCGAATTCCAGTGGCTTCAAATCGGCCCACTGCGCGGCCGGTTTCGTCGATGCCGTCTTGGCAGTAGTGGTAGATG harbors:
- the gmk gene encoding guanylate kinase, producing MPASTPPGRVIVISGPSGAGKTTVLRKLLQRCDRLVVSISATTRPPRPGEVNDEDYHFLTQDEFALRRRRGEFLECAEVFNRGVWYGTLESEVGPRLAAGKWVVLEIDVEGTRSVLKRHPDALTIFVRPESVDELERRLRARGTEDEASLQRRLEIARQELAAADLYRYQVTNKTVDQAVDKILEILKHSEGC
- a CDS encoding DNA-directed RNA polymerase subunit omega → MLEELKEEEIVNKVGGRFKLSTLIQKRLVALNAGSRQLVELESDNKLEIVVREIIEDKIYLDAEAKVQIAGEEDGIGGPPELDLSDL
- a CDS encoding phosphopantothenoylcysteine decarboxylase, which produces MQGRKLLIGVTGGVAAYKTAALVSKLVQNGADVTVVLTDSARQFIGASTFEALTGRPVPRNMFCEGDFPLGAHIELARRAEVLCIAPATANFLAKAAVGLADDLLSTLYLAFDGPVVMAPAMNSQMWAKSPVGRSLAQLLADGVKIVDPEDGWLSCRDHGKGRMADPEKIRAAIDAALKQTQ
- a CDS encoding phosphopantothenoylcysteine decarboxylase — encoded protein: MARILITSGPTRQHLDPVRYLTNASSGRMGQSLAQAAVDAGHAVIVVSGPVEIDYPPRCEVISVISTEEMLATCERVFSNCDGLIGVAAPCDYRPVKVEEHKIKKTGEPLVLHLVETPDIVATLAVSKRPTQWVVGFALETEDQRFRAITKMEQKSCDLMVLNGPEAISSQDNSIEVLARNGEAVAKIVGSKGDVSRQLFAVIDERLIRGSSKISDTPLD
- a CDS encoding MFS transporter, producing MSLPSDSTISGTAVRASADPDTVGSASSLGAATTVKVGYEKFRPSATLKSRSYVGLLLSQFLAAFNDQASHIVALFYATDMLVRFAKVAPDHIDTKALISIVTACFITPFFLFSPLAGVLADKYSKRSIIVFWKLAEVFIMTIALVGFLLPHAAGLGFASADTLAIWSSILVISVVFMMGTHSTFFIPAKYGVMPELLHTSILSRGNGLLEGTSFAANILGTVFGGWLYGTEFIKSNIEVSGAATVLHPGREWIIGTVLLGFAVLGVISSLLVEHIPPAAPHKPMIWEPWTPMKQNLGLLRKSKSLVLATIGIAFFLFMTLYLRQTLLFQGETKEEVQRAIKLNPAIAEEVGLEKSANPEQLGKHAKDAKTEFEVALLIGFVGLGVGIGCSLAGYFSGNRLELGLVPIGLALLIVCTATMAVVVPHKARMIACLIAVGTAAGLYIVPLYTLLQHRAPKESKGSLVATSNFLNVTGGLIAVIVFFLATAGLQFVLDLKLHYADARSDPLKVTAYLHQLVRESQIPKLLFLGASLVTIGMLLLLWWQRPDFMLRAISWLRSSRRRHLQALGLDNIPANGQVILVSNCRDFNHWVLVVSTLDRFARFVAPHDTGGDDFLRSLAVRNGVMIAAGPKIRLAEEDHALARGLVTLGQGNILGLSLEDGYVGDHGQQFSGEHLLAELRNKVPAGILPVYCGENPIHPEAGWKSDGRTFVAIGEPLAANAHVEEIRAAIAALGS
- the maf gene encoding septum formation protein Maf, yielding MQPPFPRTLILASRSPRRRELLAAAGYEFEVVPADESVECNGACSRESPAELVARLAYAKAADVAQRVGRSMIVACDTVAECDGQILGKPPDVNLARRMLEMLRGREHRVLTGLCVWDYPDRPPETRVAVTRLRMDFLSDAQIDEYLESYLWEGKSGAFGYQDRHGWLQIVEGSESNVVGLPMELLGKMLGE
- a CDS encoding type II secretion system F family protein — its product is MNNASIIVAAALISWEKLVPFAVFGLFAVAAFWMLEVVAGRPTRVHERLDELKNPLARRRDVVAGKGKKGDTMSKVLEKASPVLSKPLQPKSEGETSKLRRKLSQAGFRGDGAATMFLGLKFAGLIAGLFLGGGGTLIAYGAGKNALMYTVCIAAFLFYLPDLVVWFMGRGRKQQIFLGLPDALDLLVVCVEAGLGLDQAMRKVAEEMKRTARVISEEFSLCNFHLQMGKARTEVLHDLGERTGVDDLRSLAAILIQADKFGSSVAQALRVQSDAMRTRRRQLAEEKAAKTAVKLIFPLVIFIFPGIFVVLVGPAAITMVREMFPVMGAR
- a CDS encoding type II secretion system F family protein; the protein is MSPLLISLAAFFGVAALVGAVAMMFRGSESSRAEERLAFIAAGKASGAKASIVESGVLAQPLDSTQGAIAEFLAKFRNLSLLFEQADTNLTPPKFLIITACMAAAGAVAGAATRVNAAIVPAFAILTGILPMLWLILRRRKRLRNFAKQLPDALELMARALRAGHSLSAGFHLVAEEMSEPINVEFNRVHEEQNLGIAMNDALQSLTERVPNLDLRFFATAVILQKQTGGDLAEILDKIGHLIRERFQIWGQVQALTGEGRLSGIVLLALPPLLFIAVWYLNPDYVAVLFTDPIGKKMLAGGVVMQILGALVIRKIVNIKV